Proteins from one Vanessa atalanta chromosome 15, ilVanAtal1.2, whole genome shotgun sequence genomic window:
- the LOC125069392 gene encoding uncharacterized protein LOC125069392 translates to MASEIRLVQEIEKYECLYNNYLPEYNRKDLADEAWTQVSQSTDLTVTECKEKWRNIRSSLLRSLKPSEKTKKPYYLAPYLHFVLPFMKPLNCLEYKDEIHSAGAVRNIRKDADILICAVKSEDDTQTIVDTINTEITDEETNLDPLISSQPDSPIRKRKRNVISSRKTRRTEQKETKLTEEQIFNPIPDPPRSSGESMRYFLMSLLPEFETMTEEQSRMFKIKVMMLIDDIKTDYDKMKQNVPSSNESDRLQKRLINLLLKNLEHKS, encoded by the exons ATGGCGTCTGAAATACGACTAGTACAAGAAATCGAAAAATACGAATGTCTCTACAACAACTATTTACCGGAATACAATCGTAAAGATTTAGCAGACGAAGCGTGGACGCAAGTTTCACAAAGTACCGATTTAACAG ttactGAATGTAAAGAAAAATGGCGTAATATACGCAGTTCCCTTCTCAGATCTCTGAAACCAAGTGAAAAGACAAAGAAACCGTATTACTTAGCGCCATACTTACACTTCGTCCTACCATTTATGAAACCTCTTAATTGCTTGGAATATAAAGATGAAATTCACAGTGCAGGCGCTGTAAGGAACATTCGAAAAGATGCAGATATTCTTATATGTGCAGTGAAATCAGAAGACGACACCCAAACAATAGTTGATACAATAAACACAGAAATTACTGATGAAGAAACAAATCTCGACCCATTAATATCATCTCAACCGGATTCACCGATCCGTAAGAGAAAACGGAACGTTATCTCAAGTCGTAAAACCAGAAGAACAGAACAAAAAGAAACGAAATTAACGgaagaacaaatatttaatccaATACCTGATCCTCCAAGGTCGAGTGGTGAATCTATGAGGTATTTTCTCATGAGTCTGCTTCCTGAATTTGAGACGATGACAGAAGAACAGTctagaatgtttaaaattaaagtaatgatGCTTATAGACGATATCAAAACAGATTAcgataaaatgaaacaaaacgtGCCTTCTTCGAATGAATCGGATCGTCTCCaaaaacgattaattaatttgctGTTAAAAAATCTAGAACATAAGTCATGA